One region of Juglans microcarpa x Juglans regia isolate MS1-56 chromosome 7S, Jm3101_v1.0, whole genome shotgun sequence genomic DNA includes:
- the LOC121240563 gene encoding uncharacterized protein LOC121240563: MATALANRASSDRALSLLKLPFSFLRSFSAASQSPSAPNPNASSSASKKPKRRKKKNLFEVAQFLPSWGLGYHMAKTHWTGVSYEITKINLYKDGRHGKAWGIVHKDGLPAADAPKKISGVHKRCWRYIPNLKKTTEIAPNLTKCAETAPKAEVQAS; the protein is encoded by the exons ATGGCGACCGCTCTGGCGAACAGAGCTTCGAGCGATCGAGCTCTAAGCCTCTTGAAGCTCCCATTCAGCTTCCTCAGAAGCTTCAGTGCTGCTTCGCAATCTCCTTCTGCGCCAAATCCCAATGCTTCTTCCTCGGCCTCGAAGAAACccaagagaagaaagaagaagaacctgTTCGAGGTCGCTCAGTTCTTACCTAGCTGGGGACTCGGGTACCACATGGCCAAGACTCACTGGACCGGGGTCTCCTACGAGATCACGAAGATCAATCTATACAag GATGGTAGGCATGGCAAGGCATGGGGAATCGTTCACAAGGACG GCTTGCCAGCTGCAGATGCACCAAAGAAAATAAGTGGAGTCCACAAGCGTTGTTGGAGGTATATTCCAAACTTGAAAAAAACAACGGAGATTGCACCCAACTTGACCAAATGTGCTGAAACTGCCCCGAAAGCTGAAGTTCAAGCATCTTGA
- the LOC121240559 gene encoding mitochondrial uncoupling protein 2-like isoform X2, giving the protein MADLKPQIEISFAEMFLCSAFAACFAEFCTLPLDTAKVRLQLQKKAAGVDGVGVPKYTGLLGTMTTIAREEGLSALWKGLIPGLQRQCLYGGLRIGLYGPVKTYLVGSEFIGDIPVYHKILAALLTGAIAIAVANPTDLVKVRLQAEGKLPAGVPRRYSGALDAYFTIVRQEGLGALWTGLGPNVARNAIINAAELASYDQFKQMILRIPGFMDNVLTHVLAGLGAGFFAVCIGSPVDVALKRLC; this is encoded by the exons ATGGCCGATCTCAAGCCCCAGATCGAAATCTCATTCGCTGAGATGTTCCTATGCAGCGCTTTCGCGGCTTGTTTCGCTGAG TTCTGTACTCTTCCTTTGGATACTGCTAAAGTCAGGCTTCAGCTTCAAAAGAAAGCAGCGGGGGTAGATGGAGTGGGTGTACCCAAATATACAGGCTTGTTGGGTACTATGACTACTATTGCTAGGGAAGAGGGCTTATCAGCACTCTGGAAAGGTCTTATTCCAGGATTACAACGCCAGTGTCTTTATGGAGGCTTAAGGATTGGCTTATATGGTCCT GTAAAAACATATCTAGTTGGCAGTGAATTTATTGGAGATATTCCTGTATACCACAAAATACTTGCTGCTCTTTTAACGG GTGCTATAGCAATTGCAGTGGCTAATCCAACTGATCTTGTCAAAGTTCGACTTCAAGCTGAAGGGAAATTACCAGCCGGGGTTCCTAGGCGTTACTCTGGAGCTTTGGATGCATATTTCACCATAGTGAGACAG GAAGGATTAGGGGCCCTGTGGACTGGCCTTGGCCCTAATGTAGCACGAAATGCTATAATAAATGCCGCTGAACTAGCTAGTTATGACCAATTTAAACAG ATGATTTTGAGAATTCCAGGGTTCATGGACAATGTTTTAACTCATGTGCTGGCTGGTCTAGGTGCAGGTTTCTTTGCTGTCTGTATCGGTTCTCCCGTTGATGTT GCTTTAAAGCGGCTGTGCTAG
- the LOC121240558 gene encoding zinc finger CCCH domain-containing protein 49-like, which translates to MAHRLLRDLEADGWERSDFPIICESCLGDNPYVRMTKADFDKECKICTRPFTVFRWRPGRDARFKKTEICQTCSKLKNVCQVCLLDLEYGLPVQVRDTALSINSNDAIPKSDVNREYFAEEHDRRARAGIDYESSYGKARPNDTILKLQRTTPYYKRNRAHVCSFYIRGECTRGAECPYRHEMPVTGELSQQNIKDRYYGVNDPVALKLLNKAGEMPSLEAPEDESIKTLYVGGLNERVTEQDLRDNFYAHGEIESVRMVPQRACAFVTYTTREGAEKAAEELSNKLVIKGLRLKLMWGRPQAPKPESEGADEARQQAAVAHSGMLPRAIISQQQGQLQPPGSQAQNQPMHYFNIPPPPPQQERTFYPSMDPQRMGALIPSHEGTSNGPSGSGENKSGPEKQQQAQHYPYQAMPPPHGQYHQQFYPPYGYMQPMPPYQQYPPPYHSGMPPPQPPPANQPYQHSAPSVSHPGSAPPASTAHTGSTPGSAQQGSRPSGSGPSGSSTPGSSQQ; encoded by the exons ATGGCCCATAGATTGCTTAGAGATCTGGAGGCCGATGGCTGGGAACGCTCCGACTTTCCCATCATCTGTGAGTCCTGCCTCGGCGACAACCCCTACGTTCGAATG ACAAAAGCAGACTTTGATAAGGAGTGCAAGATTTGTACACGGCCATTCACAGTTTTTAGGTGGAGGCCTGGTCGTGATGCcagatttaaaaaaactgaGATTTGCCAGACATGCagtaagttgaaaaatgtttgcCAAGTCTGCCTTCTGGATCTCGAATATGGTTTGCCGGTACAGGTCCGAGACACTGCTCTTTCCATCAATTCCAATGATGCCATTCCCAAGAGTGATGTGAATAGGGAGTATTTTGCTGAGGAGCATGACCGCCGG GCCAGAGCAGGGATTGATTATGAATCATCATATGGAAAGGCTCGCCCAAATGACACCATTCTGAAGCTTCAAAGAACAACACCTTACTACAAAAGAAACAGAGCGCATGTCTGCAGTTTTTACATAAGGGGTGAATGCACGCGAGGTGCTGAGTGCCCTTACCGACATGAGATGCCTGTAACTGGGGAATTGTCACAGCAGAATATTAAAGATCGTTACTATGG AGTGAATGATCCGGTTGCACTGAAGCTACTcaacaaggcaggagagatgcCATCTCTGGAAGCTCCCGAGGATGAGAGCATTAAAACTCTCTATGTTGGTGGGCTTAATGAAAGGGTCACCGAGCAGGATCTGAGGGACAACTTCTATGCTCATGGTGAAATTGAATCCGTAAGGATGGTGCCCCAGCGAGCTTGTGCTTTTGTAACCTACACAACCAGAGAAGGCGCTGAGAAGGCTGCAGAAGAGCTCTCAAACAAATTGGTCATAAAAGGCCTGAGACTGAAGCTAATGTGGGGTAGACCTCAAGCACCAAAACCAGAGTCAGAAGGCGCAGACGAAGCAAGGCAGCAGGCGGCAGTGGCTCATAGTGGGATGTTGCCTCGGGCAATTATATCCCAGCAGCAGGGCCAATTACAGCCACCTGGCAGTCAGGCCCAAAACCAACCGATGCATTACTTCAATattcctccacctccacctcagCAGGAGAGAACCTTTTACCCATCAATGGATCCTCAAAGAATGGGCGCCCTTATTCCATCCCATGAGGGTACTTCTAATGGGCCCTCAGGGTCAGGTGAGAACAAATCCGGTCCGGAGAAGCAGCAACAAGCCCAGCATTATCCTTATCAAGCTATGCCGCCACCACATGGGCAATATCATCAGCAGTTCTATCCCCCATACGGATATATGCAGCCAATGCCTCCTTATCAGCAATATCCTCCACCATATCATTCGGGAATGCCACCTCCACAGCCTCCACCTGCAAACCAGCCTTATCAGCATTCTGCGCCTTCTGTTTCTCACCCTGGGTCTGCACCACCAGCATCCACTGCGCACACAGGTTCTACACCAGGATCTGCACAACAGGGGTCCAGACCTTCAGGATCTGGACCTTCGGGGTCCTCAACACCAGGGTCATCGCAGCAGTGA
- the LOC121240562 gene encoding neutral ceramidase 1-like: MLSVKENEKNWLISDRSRLSAMEFSSRFNLKFQRPCAMIWLWIALVLLLQNSRGLVSASNYLIGLGSYDITGPAADVNMMGYANSEQITAGIHFRLRARTFIVAEPEGNRVVFVNLDACMASQIVTIKVIERLKARYGDLYTEDNVAISGIHTHAGPGGYLQHVVYIITSLGFVQQSFDVIVDGIEKSIIEAHENIRPGSVFVSNGELLDAGVNRSPSAYLNNPAAERGKYKYDVDKEMTLLKFVDDKWGPLGSFNWFATHGTSMSRTNSLISGDNKGAAARFMEDWFEQNGTEISYSGRLGADGIPRRVSNIIPNLHSNYHELLELAASFQSPPGRPADSNMSVARRVRAALRQANKPEFVSAFCQSNCGDVSPNVLGAFCIDTGLPCDFNQSTCGGKNELCYGRGPGFPDEFESTRIIGEKQFRKAVELFNKASEQLIGKVDYRHTNIDFSQLEVTLPREAEGGGSEVVKTCSAAMGFAFAAGTTDGPGAFDFKQGDDKENPFWKLVRNILKTPDKEQIDCQQPKPILLDTGEMKQPYDWAPSILPLQILRIGQLVILSVPGEFTTMAGRRLRDAVKTVLTSNGHGNVHVVIAGLTNTYSQYVTTFEEYHVQRYEGASTLYGPHTLSAYMQEFKKLASAIISGEAVEKGPQAPDLLDKQISLLTPVLIDETSSGVNFGDVSFDVPKNSTFEKGDLVNVTFWSACPRNDLMTEGTFVLVEILREKDTWVPAYDDDDFCLRFKWSRPSKLSTWSHATVEWRIPESTPTGVYRIRHFGASKSIMGSIRHFTGSSSAFVVA; this comes from the exons ATGTTGTCTGTgaaggaaaatgagaagaaCTGGTTGATTTCTGATAGATCTCGCTTGAGTGCGATGGAGTTTTCATCTCGTTTTAATCTCAAATTCCAGAGGCCATGTGCAATGATTTGGTTATGGATTGCTTTGGTACTCCTACTGCAGAATAGTAGAGGACTGGTCTCAGCATCCAATTATTTGATTGGGCTTGGAAGCTATGACATTACAGGACCTGCCGCTGATGTTAATATGATGGGATATGCTAACTCAGAACAGATCACAGCTGGGATTCACTTCAGGCTCCGAGCTCGCACTTTTATCGTTGCAGAGCCAGAAGGGAACAGGGTAGTATTTGTAAATCTCGATGCTTGCATGGCTTCACAAATTGTAACAATCAAGGTGATTGAGAGGTTGAAGGCAAG GTATGGGGACCTATATACTGAAGATAATGTAGCTATTAGTGGAATTCACACGCACGCTGGCCCTGGGGGTTATCTCCAACATGTGGTGTATATTATAACATCCCTTGGATTTGTACAACAGTCGTTTGATGTCATTGTTGATGGGATTGAGAAAAGCATTATAGAAGCCCATGAAAATATCCGGCCCGGGTCAGTTTTTGTAAGTAATG GAGAGCTCTTAGATGCTGGTGTTAACCGCAGTCCTAGTGCTTATTTAAATAATCCTGCAGCAGAGCGAGGTAAATACAAGTATGATGTTGATAAGGAAATGACCCTTTTGAAGTTTGTAGATGACAAGTGGGGTCCACTTGGTAGCTTTAACTGGTTTGCGACTCATGGAACTTCTATGAGTCGTACAAATTCATTGATAAGTGGGGATAATAAAGGTGCTGCCGCAAGATTTATGGAAGACTGGTTTGAGCAGAATGGTACTGAAATCTCATATTCCGGTAGACTTGGAGCTGATGGAATCCCACGAAGAGTCTCAAACATAATTCCTAACCTTCATAGTAACT aCCATGAATTACTGGAGCTTGCTGCTTCCTTCCAGTCTCCTCCTGGTAGACCAGCAGACAGCAATATGAGCGTTGCAAGACGTGTCAGGGCTGCTCTCAGGCAGGCTAACAAGCCTGAATTTGTTTCTGCCTTTTGTCAATCAAACTGTGGTGATGTTAGCCCAAATGTTCTTGGAGCATTTTGCATAGACACTGGGCTACCTTGTGACTTCAATCAAAGTACTTGTGGTGGGAAGAATGAGTTGTGCTATGGTCGAGGACCGGG TTTCCCGGATGAATTTGAAAGTACGCGTATAATAGGAGAGAAGCAATTCAGAAAAGCTGTAGAGCTTTTCAACAAAGCATCTGAACAATTAATTGGGAAGGTTGACTATCGCCACACTAACATAGATTTCTCACAACTTGAGGTGACACTTCCAAGAGAGGCAGAAGGAGGGGGTTCTGAGGTGGTAAAAACATGCTCTGCTGCAATGGGATTTGCATTTGCTGCCGGAACAACAGATGGACCAGGAGCTTTTGACTTTAAGCAAGGAGATGATAAG GAAAATCCTTTCTGGAAGTTGGTGCGCAACATACTCAAAACGCCAGACAAGGAACAAATTGATTGTCAACAACCAAAGCCCATTTTGCTTGATACTGGGGAAATGAAGCAGCCGTATGACTGGGCT CCTTCAATACTTCCACTCCAGATCCTACGGATAGGACAGCTAGTCATTCTGAGTGTACCTGGAG AATTTACAACAATGGCTGGGAGGCGTCTCCGTGATGCCGTGAAGACAGTGCTCACAAGTAATGGTCATGGCAATGTCCATGTTGTTATAGCAGGGTTAACTAATACCTATTCACAGTATGTGACTACCTTTGAAGAGTACCATGTGCAAAGATATGAG GGAGCCTCCACACTATATGGTCCACATACACTCAGTGCCTACATGCAGGAGTTCAAGAAGCTCGCAAGTGCTATCATTAGTGGTGAAGCCGTTGAAAAAGGGCCACAAGCCCCAGATCTCTTGGATAAGCAAATAAGCTTACTTACCCCTGTTCTGATTGATGAAACAAGTAGTGGAGTAAATTTCGGGGATGTCAGCTTTGACGTTCCTAAAAATTCAACCTTTGAAAAAGGCGACTTGGTGAATGTTACCTTCTGGTCAGCTTGCCCCCGAAATGACCTCATGACTGAAGGTACGTTTGTCCTCGTGGAGATCCTCCGTGAAAAGGATACATGGGTTCCCgcttatgatgatgatgatttctGCCTGCGTTTTAAGTGGTCAAGACCCTCGAAACTCAGCACTTGGAGTCACGCAACAGTAGAATGGAGAATACCAGAATCCACACCAACCGGTGTGTACAGGATCAGACATTTTGGTGCTTCAAAGAGTATCATGGGATCAATACGCCATTTCACAGGTTCATCAAGTGCTTTTGTGGTAGCATGA
- the LOC121240559 gene encoding mitochondrial uncoupling protein 2-like isoform X1 — protein sequence MADLKPQIEISFAEMFLCSAFAACFAEFCTLPLDTAKVRLQLQKKAAGVDGVGVPKYTGLLGTMTTIAREEGLSALWKGLIPGLQRQCLYGGLRIGLYGPVKTYLVGSEFIGDIPVYHKILAALLTGAIAIAVANPTDLVKVRLQAEGKLPAGVPRRYSGALDAYFTIVRQEGLGALWTGLGPNVARNAIINAAELASYDQFKQMILRIPGFMDNVLTHVLAGLGAGFFAVCIGSPVDVVKSRMMGDSTYKSTFDCFIKTLKSEGFFAFYKGFFLNFGRLGAWNVIMFLTLEQAKIFFGGAA from the exons ATGGCCGATCTCAAGCCCCAGATCGAAATCTCATTCGCTGAGATGTTCCTATGCAGCGCTTTCGCGGCTTGTTTCGCTGAG TTCTGTACTCTTCCTTTGGATACTGCTAAAGTCAGGCTTCAGCTTCAAAAGAAAGCAGCGGGGGTAGATGGAGTGGGTGTACCCAAATATACAGGCTTGTTGGGTACTATGACTACTATTGCTAGGGAAGAGGGCTTATCAGCACTCTGGAAAGGTCTTATTCCAGGATTACAACGCCAGTGTCTTTATGGAGGCTTAAGGATTGGCTTATATGGTCCT GTAAAAACATATCTAGTTGGCAGTGAATTTATTGGAGATATTCCTGTATACCACAAAATACTTGCTGCTCTTTTAACGG GTGCTATAGCAATTGCAGTGGCTAATCCAACTGATCTTGTCAAAGTTCGACTTCAAGCTGAAGGGAAATTACCAGCCGGGGTTCCTAGGCGTTACTCTGGAGCTTTGGATGCATATTTCACCATAGTGAGACAG GAAGGATTAGGGGCCCTGTGGACTGGCCTTGGCCCTAATGTAGCACGAAATGCTATAATAAATGCCGCTGAACTAGCTAGTTATGACCAATTTAAACAG ATGATTTTGAGAATTCCAGGGTTCATGGACAATGTTTTAACTCATGTGCTGGCTGGTCTAGGTGCAGGTTTCTTTGCTGTCTGTATCGGTTCTCCCGTTGATGTT GTGAAATCCAGAATGATGGGAGATTCAACATACAAAAGCACGTTTGACTGTTTCATCAAAACTTTGAAGAGTGAG GGATTTTTTGCCTTCTATAAAGGGTTCTTCCTTAACTTTGGTCGGCTGGGAGCTTGGAACGTGATTATGTTCCTAACTCTTGAGCAA GCCAAGATATTTTTCGGAGGGGCAGCATAA
- the LOC121240559 gene encoding mitochondrial uncoupling protein 2-like isoform X3 has protein sequence MTTIAREEGLSALWKGLIPGLQRQCLYGGLRIGLYGPVKTYLVGSEFIGDIPVYHKILAALLTGAIAIAVANPTDLVKVRLQAEGKLPAGVPRRYSGALDAYFTIVRQEGLGALWTGLGPNVARNAIINAAELASYDQFKQMILRIPGFMDNVLTHVLAGLGAGFFAVCIGSPVDVVKSRMMGDSTYKSTFDCFIKTLKSEGFFAFYKGFFLNFGRLGAWNVIMFLTLEQAKIFFGGAA, from the exons ATGACTACTATTGCTAGGGAAGAGGGCTTATCAGCACTCTGGAAAGGTCTTATTCCAGGATTACAACGCCAGTGTCTTTATGGAGGCTTAAGGATTGGCTTATATGGTCCT GTAAAAACATATCTAGTTGGCAGTGAATTTATTGGAGATATTCCTGTATACCACAAAATACTTGCTGCTCTTTTAACGG GTGCTATAGCAATTGCAGTGGCTAATCCAACTGATCTTGTCAAAGTTCGACTTCAAGCTGAAGGGAAATTACCAGCCGGGGTTCCTAGGCGTTACTCTGGAGCTTTGGATGCATATTTCACCATAGTGAGACAG GAAGGATTAGGGGCCCTGTGGACTGGCCTTGGCCCTAATGTAGCACGAAATGCTATAATAAATGCCGCTGAACTAGCTAGTTATGACCAATTTAAACAG ATGATTTTGAGAATTCCAGGGTTCATGGACAATGTTTTAACTCATGTGCTGGCTGGTCTAGGTGCAGGTTTCTTTGCTGTCTGTATCGGTTCTCCCGTTGATGTT GTGAAATCCAGAATGATGGGAGATTCAACATACAAAAGCACGTTTGACTGTTTCATCAAAACTTTGAAGAGTGAG GGATTTTTTGCCTTCTATAAAGGGTTCTTCCTTAACTTTGGTCGGCTGGGAGCTTGGAACGTGATTATGTTCCTAACTCTTGAGCAA GCCAAGATATTTTTCGGAGGGGCAGCATAA
- the LOC121240561 gene encoding proliferating cell nuclear antigen translates to MLELRLVQGSLLKKVMEAIKDLVNDANFDCSATGFSLQAMDSSHVALVSLLLRSEGFEHYRCDRNISMGMNLNNMSKMLKCAGNDDIITIKADDGSDTVTFMFESPTQDKISDFEMKLMDIDSEHLGIPEAEYHAIVRMPSAEFARICKDLSSIGDTVVISVTKEGVKFSTRGDIGTANIVCRQNTTVDKPEEATIIEMNEPVSLTFALRYMNSFTKGTPLSNMVTISLSSELPVVVEYKIAEMGYIRFYLAPKIEEDEDETRPQA, encoded by the exons ATGCTCGAACTCCGGCTAGTCCAGGGTTCGCTCCTGAAGAAAGTTATGGAGGCCATCAAGGACCTGGTGAATGATGCCAACTTCGACTGCTCTGCTACCGGGTTCTCGCTCCAGGCCATGGACTCGAGCCACGTCGCGCTGGTGTCTCTTCTCCTTAGATCCGAGGGCTTCGAGCACTACCGCTGCGACCGCAACATCTCCATGGGCATGAACCTCAACAACATGTCCAAGATGCTCAAGTGCGCTGGCAACGATGACATCATCACCATCAAGGCCGACGATGGCAGCGACACCGTCACCTTCATGTTTGAGAGCCCTA CTCAAGACAAAATTTCTGATTTTGAAATGAAACTGATGGACATCGATAGTGAGCATCTTGGAATTCCAGAGGCAGAATACCATGCTATTGTTAGAATGCCTTCAGCCGAGTTTGCTAGGATTTGCAAAGATCTCAGCAGCATTGGTGATACTG TTGTCATCTCTGTGACTAAGGAAGGTGTGAAGTTCTCCACAAGAGGTGATATTGGAACTGCAAACATTGTTTGCAGGCAAAACACCACAGTAGACAAG CCAGAAGAAGCAACGATCATTGAGATGAATGAGCCAGTATCATTGACATTTGCGCTGAGATACATGAATTCCTTTACAAAGGGAACACCTTTATCGAACATGGTTACAATTAGCTTGTCGTCAGAGCTGCCTGTCGTGGTTGAATACAAGATTGCAGAGATGGGTTACATTAGGTTCTACTTGGCTCCTAAGATAGAAGAGGATGAAGACGAGACGAGGCCTCAAGCTTAG